Part of the Streptomyces sp. WMMC500 genome is shown below.
GCTCTTGTCCAGCTCGTCGACGAGCAGCACGCGCGGGCGCGCGGAGGGCAGCAGCGCGGTGCCCAGCGGGCCGAGGCGGACGTAGCGCCCGATGCCGCCGCCGGGCTCCTCGGCGGCGCCCGCCGCGTCCGCGGCGCCGGCCCGGCCGGCGGCCCGTTCGAGCTGGGCGTCCTGGAGGCGGCCGATGGCGTCGTAGGCGTACAGGCCGTCGCGCAGGGTGCTGCGGCTGACGATCGGCCAGGTCAGGACCCGGCCGAGGCCCAGCTCGTACGCCACGGAGTGCGCGAGCGTGCTCTTGCCGCTGCCGGCCTGCCCGGTGACGAGCAGCGGGCGGCGCAGATAGAGCGCGGCGTTGACCATCTCGCACTCGCGGGTGCTGGGCCGGTGGTGGCTGGCCTCGCGGCGGCGCTGGCCGAGCCTCCGCTCGGAGGAGGGCTCCAGCGCGACCGGCGGTGGGACCGTTGGACCGCCGTCGAATTCTCGCCAGGGTGGCGGTGCCGGCAGTCTGTCCATGCCGTCGTGGGGGGCGCCGGTGCCTCGGTAGATGAGCCACTCGCTCACGTCGTAACCCCTTTGTCGCCGACCGGGCAGCAGGCTTGCCCCACTGTCTGCCCGGCGACGGACGAGGGCAACCCTCACGGGGGTAAGAGGCTAGCCGGGTGCGCTGACGTCGGGTGCCGAATCGGCCAATCCGCGTGGTGGCGGGCCGGTTTCGTCCAACCGCACACATGGTGCGCGACGTTCGCCCCCGGCGCGTGCCGACGCCCGCGCGCCGTTCACCCGTTCACCGCCCGGCTCACCCGTTCAGCGCCACCCGTACGCCGTTCAACCGCCCGCCCCGATCGCGTCGTCCGCGTCGTCGTAGAGCAGGATCACGTCCGCCGCGCAC
Proteins encoded:
- a CDS encoding MoxR family ATPase; the protein is MSEWLIYRGTGAPHDGMDRLPAPPPWREFDGGPTVPPPVALEPSSERRLGQRRREASHHRPSTRECEMVNAALYLRRPLLVTGQAGSGKSTLAHSVAYELGLGRVLTWPIVSRSTLRDGLYAYDAIGRLQDAQLERAAGRAGAADAAGAAEEPGGGIGRYVRLGPLGTALLPSARPRVLLVDELDKSDIDLPNDLLHVLEEGEFTIPELERIADRAPVVEVLSDDGTKVPVRGGRVRCGAFPFIVLTSNGEREFPAPLRRRCIELQLPVPDRARLTGMVRAHFPEGDDERFTELIDRFLAAGPGDVRAVDQLLNAIELTRQADWDQADGSARRVTEELMRPINRPR